A region of Sugiyamaella lignohabitans strain CBS 10342 chromosome A, complete sequence DNA encodes the following proteins:
- the NGG1 gene encoding histone acetyltransferase NGG1 — MTVTKGRGRGSRNNNASNVGSSANVKVSRSNNWSYIDMGSVAELYANLQAEFALSGGEVSSSLQSVPGANEQTRIQADIGTLLTHIENRLATCNEELAKVKRIGDIVEEERLRRKKKIKRENGEAVDVEDDISTSAGVETTTDSREKSNEPDRRDDSSSSISKVKREDDESGATVKRSGKSAKSTADDAMGVDEDDDHADSNRKKDEDSDKTNGGISRSDIKRAESVDSEPDLPLADEVMARSRAAGSSDGSSSDERTHTKNEPETPPLKLAPVSKNYYDPGTPRHSATDFAEIQASSIAALKLFDESITVDSEGNPVNDVEVLRKKYGVASFPESNLKDLLPGEIPDEDFTRAKPANQVQFSTFATFIEPFFRPLTEEDISFLKHKSVGLDGTYTRSIASPYLIPPLGPLYSDTWADEDGQIANTYSLSPPPSGSFEKALFKGSGSSEAINEDTLDAPFPKVSLGPLASRLLSALLREPGEYDTEVKEEDEPKIKSEDDTVTNNSTTTSSPSALVSAPASANTTLTTIATSTATSLNATPSKPASSLIEPAKYTNVKADYVDLDDRLKREFRYVGILDVNLLRKEDKNKKRLNGTSETNGSAGNAANGSSTTVAAIADDDEASFEMYWANGTEDDEICYEIRKLQKKFRQVTKINQACKRILLPIVQEQMAYQEYTQILEDLDKQVDQAYAKRMRNMPKGKKKKGFAANLSNSAGGSTPNSSGPEKPPSYKPLLEKRLRWIEKIGSYFKPPEIMKRTPTESIFANIQIDDDDDDADAGDDDDDMYSMTL; from the coding sequence ATGACGGTTACCAAGGGCCGAGGGAGAGGCTCTCGCAACAATAATGCGTCAAACGTTGGCTCGTCGGCGAATGTCAAGGTTAGTCGGTCTAATAACTGGTCATATATCGACATGGGCTCGGTAGCTGAGCTGTATGCAAATTTGCAGGCCGAATTTGCTCTCTCAGGTGGAGAAGTCAGTTCGTCTCTGCAATCAGTCCCTGGAGCCAATGAGCAAACGCGTATTCAGGCTGATATTGGCACTTTGTTGACTCATATTGAAAACCGACTGGCCACGTGTAACGAAGAATTGGCAAAAGTCAAGCGTATTGGTGATATTGTCGAGGAAGAGCGACTACGACGGAAGAAAAAGATCAAGCGGGAGAATGGCGAGGCTGTTGATGTCGAAGACGATATTAGCACCTCTGCCGGGGTTGAAACTACAACAGATAGTAGAGAAAAGAGCAACGAACCTGACCGAAGGGATGACAGCAGTTCGAGTATAAGTAAAGTCAAAAGAGAAGACGACGAGTCTGGTGCGACAGTGAAAAGATCTGGCAAGTCAGCCAAGTCGACAGCTGACGATGCTATGGGCgtcgacgaagatgatgatcATGCTGATAGTAATAGAAAGAAAGATGAAGACTCTGACAAGACAAATGGTGGGATTTCCAGAAGCGATATTAAGCGAGCTGAGTCAGTGGATTCCGAACCTGACCTTCCTCTTGCTGATGAAGTCATGGCTAGATCCAGGGCAGCTGGAAGTTCCGACGGCAGTAGTTCGGATGAAAGAACACATACCAAAAATGAACCAGAAACTCCTCCTTTGAAACTGGCTCCTGTATCCAAAAATTACTATGATCCAGGTACACCACGGCATTCAGCAACTGATTTTGCAGAGATTcaagcttcttcaattgcCGCGTTGAAACTGTTTGACGAGTCTATCACTGTAGACTCAGAGGGGAATCCTGTGAACGATGTCGAAGTTTTGAGGAAGAAATATGGCGTTGCATCTTTTCCTGAATCGAATTTAAAAGATCTGCTACCAGGAGAGATCCCAGATGAAGACTTTACACGAGCCAAACCGGCGAATCAAGTGCAATTCTCGACATTTGCGACATTCATCGAGCCTTTTTTTAGGCCCCTTACAGAAGAGGATATCTCGTTTTTGAAACACAAATCAGTTGGGTTGGATGGTACATACACACGATCCATTGCTTCACCATACCTGATTCCACCACTTGGTCCTCTATATTCGGATACATGGGCTGACGAAGACGGTCAAATTGCAAATACCTATTCGTTGTCTCCGCCACCGTCCGGCAGTTTCGAAAAAGCATTGTTTAAAGGATCAGGCTCGTCAGAGGCCATTAATGAAGACACTCTGGATGCTCCATTCCCAAAAGTATCACTTGGTCCATTAGCTTCACGTTTATTATCAGCATTATTACGAGAACCAGGAGAGTATGATACCGAAgtcaaggaagaagacgagccaaaaatcaaatctGAAGACGACACTGTGACTAATAACTCGACTACTACGTCGTCACCATCAGCATTAGTTTCAGCACCAGCTTCTGCCAATACCACACTGACAACCATAGCTACATCAACGGCCACTTCATTGAATGCTACGCCATCTAAACCAGCCAGCTCATTAATCGAGCCTGCTAAATACACCAATGTCAAAGCCGACTATGTGGACCTGGACGACCGGCTTAAGCGTGAGTTTCGATATGTGGGTATTTTAGACGTGAACCTGCTCCGCAAGGAagacaagaacaagaaacgGTTGAATGGGACTAGTGAGACAAATGGATCTGCTGGTAACGCTGCCAATGGATCGTCGACGACAGTTGCAGCTATtgctgatgacgacgaagctaGTTTCGAGATGTACTGGGCCAATGGCactgaagacgacgaaATCTGCTATGAAATACGTAAACTGCAAAAGAAGTTCCGACAAGTGACCAAAATCAACCAGGCCTGTAAACGAATACTGCTGCCCATAGTGCAAGAGCAAATGGCGTACCAGGAGTACACACAGATCCTGGAAGATCTCGACAAACAGGTGGACCAAGCGTATGCCAAGCGAATGCGCAACATGCCAAAaggcaaaaagaaaaaggggTTTGCAGCCAATCTCAGCAACTCAGCTGGCGGCTCGACACCCAACTCATCAGGACCAGAAAAACCTCCCAGCTATAAACCGCTGCTGGAAAAACGGCTGCGATGGATCGAGAAAATCGGCAGCTACTTCAAACCACCAGAAATCATGAAACGCACCCCCACCGAGTCCATCTTTGCCAACATCCAAatcgacgacgacgacgacgatgcCGATGCCGgcgacgatgacgatgacatGTACAGTATGACCTTATGA
- the MAS1 gene encoding Mas1p (Smaller subunit of the mitochondrial processing protease (MPP); essential processing enzyme that cleaves the N-terminal targeting sequences from mitochondrially imported proteins; GO_component: GO:0005759 - mitochondrial matrix [Evidence IEA]; GO_component: GO:0017087 - mitochondrial processing peptidase complex [Evidence IDA] [PMID 2905264]; GO_component: GO:0005739 - mitochondrion [Evidence IEA]; GO_component: GO:0005739 - mitochondrion [Evidence IDA] [PMID 16823961]; GO_function: GO:0003824 - catalytic activity [Evidence IEA]; GO_function: GO:0016787 - hydrolase activity [Evidence IEA]; GO_function: GO:0046872 - metal ion binding [Evidence IEA,IEA]; GO_function: GO:0004222 - metalloendopeptidase activity [Evidence IEA]; GO_function: GO:0004222 - metalloendopeptidase activity [Evidence IDA] [PMID 2905264]; GO_function: GO:0008237 - metallopeptidase activity [Evidence IEA]; GO_function: GO:0008233 - peptidase activity [Evidence IEA]; GO_process: GO:0006627 - protein processing involved in protein targeting to mitochondrion [Evidence IDA] [PMID 2007593]; GO_process: GO:0006508 - proteolysis [Evidence IEA,IEA]), with translation MSAILRASASARLVANAAGRRVGGPSSILRRGVQTFSVEYPKTKTTTLPNGLTVATESSPLAQTATVGVWIDAGSRAEHEYNNGTAHFLEHLAFKGTTSRSQQQLELEIENLGAHLNAYTSRENTVFYAKALKDDVPKSVEILSDILQNSKLEEQAIERERDVIIRESEEVDKQYEEVVFDHLHAVAFQGQPLGRTILGPRENILEISKTELSNYIKYNYKADRMVLAGAGAVDHDALVKLAEKHFAGLPTSGKISAPGTGSKAANDIPKFVGSEVRIRDDTLPVAHIAIAVEGVSWSSPDYYTALVAQAIIGNWDRAQGSAFNQSSKLSAIVSQNHLANSYLSFSTSYSDTGLWGIYLTTENKTQIDDLVHFTLKEWNRLSISVSDAEVERAKSQLKASLLLSLDSTTAVAEDIGRQIITTGRRQSPQEVERNVSKVTVNDVKQWAQKYLYDKDIAIAALGPIEGLLDYQRIRNDMSMMRW, from the coding sequence atgtctgCTATCTTGAGAGCATCTGCTTCGGCTAGATTGGTGGctaatgctgctggtcgTCGTGTTGGTGGACCTTCTTCGATTCTTCGTAGAGGTGTTCAAACCTTTTCTGTCGAGTATCCTAAGACCAAGACCACGACTCTTCCCAATGGCTTGACCGTTGCTACCGAGTCGTCTCCTTTGGCCCAGACCGCCACTGTTGGTGTTTGGATTGATGCTGGATCTCGTGCTGAACATGAATACAACAATGGTACTGCTCATTTCTTGGAACACTTGGCTTTCAAGGGTACTACCAGTCGttctcaacagcaattgGAGTTGGAGATTGAGAACTTGGGTGCTCACTTGAACGCTTACACTTCGCGTGAGAACACTGTTTTCTATGCTAAGGCTTTGAAAGATGATGTCCCCAAATCGGTTGAGATTCTCTCTGATATTCTTCAAAACTCGAAGCTTGAGGAACAAGCTATCGAGCGTGAAAGAGATGTGATCATCCGTGAATCAGAGGAGGTTGACAAGCAATACGAAGAAGTTGTCTTCGACCATTTACATGCTGTTGCCTTCCAGGGTCAACCTTTAGGTAGAACCATTCTCGGTCCTAGAGAAAACATTTTGGAAATCTCCAAGACCGAGCTTTCCAACTATATCAAGTACAACTACAAGGCTGACCGTATGGTtttggctggtgctggtgccgttGACCACGACGCTCTTGTCAAATTGGCTGAGAAGCACTTTGCTGGCCTTCCTACTTCTGGCAAGATCTCTGCTCCTGGTACCGGATCCAAGGCTGCCAATGATATCCCCAAGTTTGTTGGTTCTGAGGTGCGTATCCGTGACGATACCTTGCCAGTTGCTCACATTGCCATTGCCGTTGAGGGTGTTTCATGGTCCAGTCCCGATTACTACACTGCCCTTGTTGCCCAAGCTATCATTGGTAACTGGGACCGTGCTCAAGGTTCGGCTTTCAACCAATCGTCCAAGTTGAGTGCCATTGTTTCGCAAAACCACTTGGCCAACTCATACCTTTCTTTCTCGACCTCGTACTCAGATACCGGTTTGTGGGGTATCTACTTGACCACCGAGAACAAGACCCAAATCGACGACTTGGTCCACTTTACTCTTAAGGAATGGAACCGATTATCCATCTCAGTCAGTGACGCCGAGGTTGAGAGAGCCAAGTCCCAACTCAAGGCCTCTCTATTGCTGTCATTAGACTCGACCACTGCCGTTGCCGAGGACATCGGCCGCcaaatcatcaccaccgGCCGCCGCCAATCTCCTCAAGAGGTCGAGCGCAACGTGTCCAAGGTCACCGTCAACGACGTCAAGCAATGGGCCCAAAAGTACTTGTACGACAAGGACATCGCCATCGCCGCCCTCGGCCCCATCGAAGGCTTGCTCGACTACCAAAGAATCAGAAACGACATGAGCATGATGAGATGGTAA
- the SHH4 gene encoding protein SHH4 (Mitochondrial inner membrane hypothetical protein; similar to Tim18p; a fraction copurifies with Sdh3p, but Shh4p is neither a stoichiometric subunit of succinate dehydrogenase nor of the TIM22 translocase; expression induced by nitrogen limitation in a GLN3, GAT1-dependent manner; SHH4 has a paralog, SDH4, that arose from the whole genome duplication; GO_component: GO:0016021 - integral component of membrane [Evidence IEA,IEA]; GO_component: GO:0016020 - membrane [Evidence IEA]; GO_component: GO:0005740 - mitochondrial envelope [Evidence IEA]; GO_component: GO:0005743 - mitochondrial inner membrane [Evidence IEA,IEA]; GO_component: GO:0005743 - mitochondrial inner membrane [Evidence IDA] [PMID 10637294]; GO_component: GO:0005739 - mitochondrion [Evidence IEA]; GO_component: GO:0005739 - mitochondrion [Evidence IDA] [PMID 16823961]; GO_function: GO:0046872 - metal ion binding [Evidence IEA]; GO_function: GO:0003674 - molecular_function [Evidence ND]; GO_process: GO:0008150 - biological_process [Evidence ND]; GO_process: GO:0055114 - oxidation-reduction process [Evidence IEA]; GO_process: GO:0006099 - tricarboxylic acid cycle [Evidence IEA,IEA]) has product MFSIVAPPFSQTSVIQKNTGFVIPDWIRPRISSGSWLTGCQMFRSTILRQPLSLASVATRRSVLSTVSGASSLRTQRFLGTIPQPPGYIQGTVNDPVKLPPPSPSHGSYHWSFERLVAVGMAPLVIAPLATGSLTPVLDATLGSLLLVHVHLGLESCIIDYIPKRVYGKLHNLAIYALYGGTALSLYGLYEYETNDIGLTATIGKVWNA; this is encoded by the coding sequence atgttcTCAATCGTCGCTCCGCCATTCTCGCAAACTTCTGTTATACAGAAAAATACCGGGTTTGTGATCCCAGACTGGATCCGACCCCGCATTTCAAGTGGATCATGGCTAACAGGATGTCAGATGTTCAGAAGCACAATTCTTAGACAACCCCTGTCGCTGGCCTCGGTGGCTACTCGCCGTTCAGTTTTGAGCACTGTTAGTGGTGCTTCTAGTCTCAGAACTCAGAGATTTTTGGGAACCATTCCTCAACCTCCAGGATACATTCAGGGTACTGTGAACGACCCTGTTAAGCTGCCTCCTCCTAGCCCCAGCCATGGTTCTTATCACTGGTCTTTTGAGAGACTTGTGGCTGTTGGAATGGCTCCTTTGGtcattgctcctcttgctaCTGGCTCATTGACTCCTGTTCTTGATGCCACTCTGGGCTCGCTACTGCTGGTCCATGTCCATCTTGGTCTCGAATCCTGCATCATTGATTATATCCCCAAACGTGTCTACGGCAAGCTTCACAACTTGGCTATCTACGCTTTATATGGAGGCACTGCTCTCAGTCTGTACGGTCTTTATGAGTATGAGACCAATGACATCGGTCTCACTGCTACCATTGGCAAGGTCTGGAACGCTTAA